In the Verrucomicrobiia bacterium genome, one interval contains:
- a CDS encoding dihydrofolate reductase family protein — translation MRKIVVFTMLTLDGVMQSPGGPKEDDSNDFQYGGWSPPFADGALGEIIDKEVSEPFDMLLGAKTYSDIFAPGWPKQTGTIADAFNKATKYVVSDKPIELPWKESVLIDGDVIAKIKALKQEDGPMLQVWGSGNLIQTLLENDLIDELRLRTFPITIGTGKRLFAEGTKPATFELIETGALSNGIIIANYRRAGELKTGAFNF, via the coding sequence ATGCGAAAAATAGTAGTATTTACCATGCTGACCCTTGATGGAGTCATGCAGTCGCCCGGTGGACCAAAAGAAGACGATTCGAATGATTTTCAGTACGGTGGCTGGAGCCCGCCATTTGCCGACGGCGCTCTAGGTGAAATTATTGACAAAGAAGTGAGCGAGCCGTTTGATATGTTGCTGGGTGCCAAGACATACAGCGACATATTTGCACCAGGGTGGCCAAAGCAAACCGGCACCATTGCTGACGCTTTTAATAAAGCGACAAAATATGTAGTGTCTGATAAGCCGATAGAGCTTCCCTGGAAAGAATCGGTGCTGATCGATGGCGATGTGATTGCCAAGATAAAGGCGCTAAAGCAAGAAGACGGCCCGATGTTACAGGTGTGGGGCAGCGGTAACCTGATTCAAACATTGCTTGAGAATGATCTGATTGACGAGCTACGCCTCAGAACATTCCCGATAACTATCGGCACCGGTAAGCGTTTATTTGCCGAAGGAACGAAGCCGGCCACATTTGAATTAATAGAAACTGGCGCTTTGTCGAACGGCATTATTATTGCTAATTACCGGAGGGCCGGCGAACTTAAAACGGGAGCATTTAATTTTTAA
- a CDS encoding dihydrofolate reductase family protein: protein MRKIILFIHSSFNGVVTGDPEKDKTNFATWAKSRGTGSDYVLQIMEPVDTILLGRGTYEDLVRKFPPANASPLGKKINATHKIVVTGDRPLKELAWGKFAAPEQLVGNDIEKQIKKLKASEGGDIIIFGSPVLVRSLTDANLIDEYHIKVHPMIVNYGDHLFDNLKKNKSLQLLDAQKLEDSCLLAVYAPANTR from the coding sequence ATGCGCAAAATTATACTATTCATTCACAGCTCTTTTAACGGAGTGGTCACGGGCGATCCGGAAAAAGACAAAACTAACTTCGCTACTTGGGCAAAGAGTCGAGGAACGGGTTCGGATTATGTACTGCAAATTATGGAACCTGTCGATACTATCCTGCTTGGTCGCGGTACCTACGAAGATCTTGTTAGGAAATTTCCGCCCGCAAATGCTTCGCCGCTCGGTAAAAAAATAAACGCTACTCATAAAATAGTGGTTACTGGCGATCGTCCGCTAAAGGAGCTGGCTTGGGGCAAGTTTGCAGCCCCCGAGCAGTTGGTGGGCAACGATATTGAGAAGCAAATCAAAAAGCTAAAAGCGAGCGAGGGCGGCGATATTATCATCTTCGGTAGCCCGGTGTTGGTGCGGTCGTTGACTGATGCAAATCTTATCGACGAATACCATATTAAAGTGCACCCAATGATCGTTAACTATGGTGATCATCTATTCGACAACTTGAAAAAGAATAAAAGCTTGCAACTGTTAGATGCCCAAAAGCTAGAGGACAGCTGTCTTTTAGCGGTTTACGCACCGGCTAACACTCGTTAG
- a CDS encoding dihydrofolate reductase family protein, translating into MRKISLFIHSTFNGVVTGDPREDKTNFMAWTTNNSLEVGSDALLEAMENVDTILLGRGTYEDLSRKWPIMPAISDIPLGKKINSAHKIVVTGDRPLDELKWGDYETPEQLTGDNVVNQIKDLKMTDGGDIIIFGSPVLVRSLTEADLIDKYIIQVHTVVTNDGERLFDTLSEQKDFRLIEAKALDDTSLLVTFEPVKA; encoded by the coding sequence ATGCGTAAAATTAGTCTATTTATTCACAGTACTTTTAATGGTGTGGTGACCGGCGACCCACGCGAAGACAAGACCAACTTCATGGCTTGGACAACTAACAATAGCCTAGAAGTGGGCTCTGACGCTTTGCTCGAAGCTATGGAAAACGTCGACACGATTCTGTTGGGCCGAGGCACCTACGAAGACTTATCAAGGAAATGGCCGATAATGCCCGCCATCAGCGATATACCTTTAGGTAAAAAAATAAACAGTGCACACAAGATAGTTGTTACTGGCGATCGCCCGCTTGACGAGCTGAAGTGGGGCGATTACGAGACTCCCGAGCAGCTGACTGGTGACAATGTTGTAAACCAGATTAAAGACTTAAAGATGACCGACGGTGGCGACATTATCATCTTTGGTAGCCCTGTTCTGGTGCGATCCCTTACCGAAGCTGATCTGATTGATAAATATATCATCCAAGTGCACACGGTTGTAACGAACGATGGCGAACGCTTATTCGACACGCTTTCGGAGCAAAAAGATTTCCGACTAATAGAAGCAAAGGCGCTAGATGATACTTCGCTGCTCGTGACCTTCGAGCCTGTAAAAGCCTAG
- a CDS encoding amino acid adenylation domain-containing protein — translation MKRQDTLKTLFEAQAQKTPGQTAVVYKTTKLSYQELDESSNRLAHFLQAQGVKKGDFVAFVLDRSADLIVVILAIVKTGAVYVPIAPDLPTERIEFIAQDAKAKLLITTAAMAQRLPKLECEFLHLDTRGLEIKQAPATSLKVSVTAEDLCYIIYTSGSTGTPKGVMVPHRGVVRLAKHMGYVDFTELQTFLLQTPISFDVSAYEIWSALLNGATLAIANPEKPTPSSVIQAMQKYGVTVLSLTTGLFHLLVEEQLDDLRSLRYIIAGGDVMLPHLTEKAARALQNTTIINGYGPTENSVYTTAYAVKPNEKFKGGVPIGKAIKKTTTRIVDSQLKPVEKGQVGELVTGGLGVAKGYWQRPELTADRFVPDPQQPNETLYRTGDLVRELPNGNIEFLGRIDQQVKIRGFRIELGEIENAILKYSPVKFCAVTVQEAVPGDKRIVAHIVLRTKNAAFDLTAFKQFLAQKMPEYMLPAHFVIVDSLPLNNSGKVDKKALPQTSFKRPDLGIAYEPPRSEKEKAIAALWRQLLLVDEIGMNDNFFDLGGNSMLAARATVQLQKLLETDLSAGALYEHPTIAQLCRLSNRPESAAATLDLAAEVQLAENIQPEQPFRPETYHQRAVLLTGATGFLGAFLIRELLHSSPDIQLYCLVRSSNKQEALKRIKHNLEKYSLWKDSYASRLIPLAGSFDKPLLGLSRAAYNHLAKTVDTIYHNGAKVNYVQSYELHKAANVIGTQNIIAFACAAQTKPIHFLSTIVSFGPIGYLGHVQKIMEEDSLDRSEYVLYKDMGYAQSKWVAEKILLLARQRGVPSTILRPGFIMGESTTGINNPDDFVARLVKGCIQLGAYPYLPRQRKEFTPVDFVAKAIGTICKSPDNFNKSYHLVPPHQESVDLNDFFVAIKNTFGYRLEQRPFAEWVQQLAELSDSSNPLTPFLPMLTGKTYKDRTVWELYENMPIYDSTNTQHALRNAAIVCPQFDLHLLKTYFNYMIETGFIPEPSKQTLEDGLSMEEEFELQPAVA, via the coding sequence ATGAAGCGGCAAGACACTTTAAAAACATTATTCGAAGCGCAGGCGCAAAAAACGCCTGGGCAAACCGCAGTAGTATATAAAACTACCAAGTTAAGCTATCAAGAGCTGGATGAGTCGAGCAATCGTTTGGCACATTTCCTCCAAGCTCAAGGGGTAAAAAAGGGCGATTTCGTCGCCTTTGTCCTTGATCGATCTGCTGATCTCATTGTTGTTATACTGGCCATAGTCAAAACCGGCGCTGTCTACGTACCGATTGCGCCAGATCTTCCGACCGAGCGGATCGAATTTATTGCCCAAGACGCCAAAGCCAAGCTTCTTATAACGACAGCCGCTATGGCGCAAAGGTTACCAAAGTTAGAATGTGAATTCTTACATCTAGACACTAGGGGACTCGAGATTAAGCAAGCGCCAGCCACATCACTAAAAGTTTCCGTAACTGCTGAAGACCTCTGCTATATTATTTATACTTCGGGTTCCACCGGCACACCAAAAGGCGTCATGGTGCCACATCGCGGCGTGGTACGACTGGCGAAACATATGGGCTATGTCGATTTTACTGAGCTACAAACCTTTTTACTGCAAACGCCTATTTCGTTCGATGTTTCTGCGTACGAAATATGGAGTGCCCTGTTAAATGGCGCGACGTTAGCCATCGCAAACCCCGAAAAACCTACACCTAGTAGTGTTATCCAGGCAATGCAAAAATATGGCGTGACGGTGCTTTCGCTTACGACGGGCTTGTTCCATTTGCTGGTTGAAGAGCAACTTGACGATCTCCGATCGCTTCGCTACATAATTGCCGGCGGTGATGTGATGCTGCCACACCTCACCGAAAAAGCCGCGCGGGCGCTGCAGAACACTACCATCATAAACGGCTACGGCCCTACCGAAAACTCTGTGTATACCACGGCCTATGCCGTAAAGCCAAACGAGAAGTTTAAGGGAGGCGTCCCAATTGGTAAGGCAATCAAAAAAACCACGACACGAATAGTAGACAGTCAGCTGAAGCCGGTAGAAAAAGGACAAGTTGGCGAACTCGTCACCGGTGGGCTTGGTGTTGCCAAGGGTTACTGGCAACGCCCTGAGCTGACGGCTGATCGTTTTGTACCCGATCCGCAACAGCCAAACGAAACACTCTATCGCACAGGCGACTTAGTGCGTGAACTCCCAAATGGCAATATAGAATTCTTGGGAAGAATCGACCAGCAAGTTAAAATTCGCGGCTTCCGTATTGAATTAGGCGAAATCGAGAATGCTATTTTAAAGTACAGTCCAGTAAAATTTTGCGCCGTTACCGTACAAGAAGCAGTACCGGGCGATAAAAGAATTGTTGCTCATATTGTCCTCCGCACAAAAAATGCTGCCTTTGACCTCACTGCTTTTAAGCAGTTCCTAGCGCAAAAAATGCCCGAATACATGCTACCGGCGCACTTTGTTATTGTTGATTCGCTGCCACTCAACAACAGTGGTAAGGTAGATAAAAAGGCACTGCCGCAAACGAGCTTCAAGCGACCCGACCTTGGTATTGCTTACGAACCACCTCGCAGCGAAAAAGAGAAGGCCATCGCGGCGCTTTGGCGTCAACTTCTACTGGTTGATGAAATCGGCATGAATGATAACTTTTTTGACCTCGGTGGTAATTCGATGCTGGCTGCCCGTGCAACGGTTCAACTGCAAAAATTGCTCGAAACGGACTTGTCGGCCGGCGCACTCTACGAGCATCCCACGATTGCTCAACTATGCCGGCTTTCAAATCGCCCCGAATCAGCCGCCGCTACACTTGACCTCGCTGCCGAAGTACAGCTTGCAGAAAACATCCAGCCCGAACAGCCATTTCGTCCCGAGACCTACCATCAACGCGCCGTCTTGCTGACTGGTGCGACAGGCTTTTTGGGTGCCTTTTTGATCCGCGAGTTGCTGCACTCTTCGCCAGACATTCAACTCTATTGCCTTGTGCGCTCCAGCAACAAGCAAGAAGCCTTGAAGCGCATTAAACACAATCTGGAAAAATATTCGCTATGGAAAGATAGCTACGCTTCTCGACTCATCCCCCTGGCGGGCAGCTTCGATAAGCCACTGCTTGGTTTGAGTCGTGCTGCATATAACCATTTGGCAAAAACTGTTGACACCATCTACCACAATGGAGCCAAGGTGAATTATGTGCAATCGTACGAATTACACAAAGCAGCAAATGTTATTGGCACCCAAAACATTATCGCCTTTGCGTGTGCCGCCCAGACAAAACCGATTCACTTCCTTTCAACCATTGTAAGTTTTGGGCCGATTGGCTATTTAGGCCACGTACAAAAAATCATGGAAGAAGATAGTCTTGATAGAAGTGAGTATGTGCTTTATAAAGACATGGGGTACGCACAGAGTAAATGGGTGGCCGAGAAAATTCTCTTGTTGGCCCGACAACGGGGAGTTCCTTCTACTATTCTTCGACCTGGGTTTATTATGGGCGAAAGCACGACCGGCATTAATAACCCAGATGATTTTGTCGCCCGGTTAGTAAAAGGCTGTATTCAATTGGGCGCATACCCGTATTTGCCGCGTCAACGGAAAGAGTTTACGCCAGTTGATTTTGTCGCCAAAGCTATTGGCACTATCTGTAAGTCACCTGACAATTTTAATAAGAGCTATCACCTTGTGCCGCCTCATCAAGAAAGTGTTGATTTAAACGATTTCTTTGTGGCGATCAAGAACACTTTTGGATACCGGCTAGAACAACGACCGTTCGCCGAGTGGGTGCAACAACTTGCTGAACTTTCAGATAGCAGTAATCCGCTCACGCCTTTCTTGCCAATGCTTACTGGAAAAACATACAAGGATCGAACGGTGTGGGAGCTCTACGAAAATATGCCGATCTACGATTCAACAAATACCCAACATGCCCTCAGGAACGCAGCTATCGTTTGCCCGCAGTTTGACCTGCACTTACTAAAAACGTACTTTAACTACATGATAGAGACAGGATTTATTCCTGAACCATCAAAGCAGACGCTGGAAGACGGTTTATCGATGGAGGAAGAATTCGAGCTACAGCCAGCCGTCGCGTAA
- a CDS encoding helix-turn-helix domain-containing protein, translating to MKDTSLIWRERASNSDFIASVWTCTTTAATSRAVIPDPCITLTLVKENGSTRVILRGPETKPRKESLAADYSCMAIRLQPGVRLKGFSARKFINRSMSIWSNHTAQFWFNETYWQFPDFDNAEALIDQFFAAGYLQESPFNDKFKQITSTLSPRAYSRLVKRTTGLSAYRLYQLNRMHRALRLLKDGQSATETAVELDFVDQAHFVHASKRLLGYTPKQLAHLPQLP from the coding sequence ATGAAAGATACAAGCCTGATTTGGCGAGAACGAGCTTCAAACTCAGACTTTATAGCGTCGGTTTGGACATGCACTACCACTGCGGCAACATCGCGAGCAGTGATTCCAGACCCCTGTATAACGTTAACGCTCGTTAAAGAAAACGGCAGTACCAGGGTTATTTTAAGAGGTCCCGAGACTAAACCACGCAAAGAATCACTGGCGGCGGATTATTCGTGCATGGCTATCCGCTTGCAGCCGGGCGTGCGCTTAAAAGGTTTCTCGGCCCGCAAATTCATCAACCGTTCGATGTCTATATGGTCTAATCATACGGCGCAATTTTGGTTCAATGAAACCTACTGGCAATTCCCCGACTTTGATAATGCAGAGGCGCTCATTGATCAGTTTTTTGCGGCTGGTTACCTACAGGAAAGTCCCTTTAACGATAAATTTAAGCAGATAACCAGTACGCTATCGCCTCGAGCCTACTCTCGATTGGTTAAGCGGACAACCGGCCTCTCGGCCTATCGACTTTATCAGTTGAATCGTATGCATCGGGCACTGCGGCTATTAAAAGATGGTCAATCAGCTACGGAAACTGCTGTGGAGCTGGATTTTGTTGATCAAGCGCACTTTGTCCATGCATCAAAACGACTTTTAGGGTACACTCCTAAACAACTGGCTCACTTACCGCAACTTCCGTGA
- a CDS encoding SRPBCC family protein, giving the protein MRAEKRLTVTINRPLDEVFSFIVDPRNTPKWISEIVHEEVTELPLKVGAVYLPQGEGGVSLGRYPVTQYEHNKTFTYTKEGAKYFAQYTFSPIDETTTKFDYYAWDEESDLNNDPVTEQALQKLKVALENGENSL; this is encoded by the coding sequence ATGCGAGCAGAAAAACGCTTAACGGTAACAATTAATCGACCTCTGGATGAAGTTTTCTCCTTCATCGTTGACCCTCGTAATACACCAAAATGGATCAGTGAAATAGTGCACGAAGAAGTAACCGAACTTCCTCTAAAAGTCGGTGCGGTGTATCTGCCGCAAGGCGAAGGCGGCGTGTCGTTAGGGAGATACCCGGTAACTCAGTATGAGCACAACAAGACATTTACTTACACCAAAGAAGGCGCAAAGTATTTTGCGCAATACACTTTTAGCCCAATCGATGAAACGACGACGAAGTTTGACTACTACGCCTGGGATGAAGAGAGCGATCTAAACAACGATCCCGTTACCGAGCAAGCATTACAGAAGCTCAAGGTGGCGCTTGAAAATGGAGAAAACTCTTTATGA
- a CDS encoding MFS transporter — protein sequence MKQVIDKLKGKKRRMWAILGLVLLADAIDVIDGTVTNIAAPTIAESLGGGESLIKWVGPAYLLAMGILLLISGRLGDKYGQRRLFLIGMGGFTVASAIIGFATDPTLLIIARIIQGAFGALLIPQGMAIMTKVFTPDMLAKAFGLFGPILGISAVGGPVLAGFIINADLFGLSWRPIFLINIILGIIGLIVASKILPRDDADRSTVVDGWGSGLLAVGMFGLLYGLIEGPTNGWEIASIASIIVGIASFIAFAFRQRTAPHPLIKASLLKNRGFTSGMIVGLIAFAVSTGLFFVLSLFLQEGLHASPRDASLGLVPLTAGLIVASFAAMGGLVAKLGRKLVFIGLGISLVGCSLVLALVASFGLSINIWALVPAFFIVGIGTGLCFTTIPTVALGDAKPDEAGSASGSLTSIQQLSSAIGSAAVTSVFFQAAASGFDYAMTVTLIVVLVATALSIPFVFLMPRKAPAEPGQ from the coding sequence ATGAAACAAGTAATTGATAAATTAAAAGGCAAGAAACGCCGAATGTGGGCGATCCTTGGGTTGGTGCTACTGGCTGACGCCATCGACGTTATTGACGGAACGGTTACCAATATCGCGGCCCCCACTATCGCCGAAAGCCTTGGCGGTGGCGAGAGTCTGATTAAATGGGTGGGACCAGCTTATTTGCTCGCTATGGGTATCTTATTACTGATTAGTGGACGACTGGGCGATAAATATGGCCAGCGCCGGCTCTTTTTGATCGGCATGGGTGGGTTTACCGTTGCTTCAGCCATCATTGGCTTTGCAACCGACCCAACCTTACTTATTATCGCCCGCATCATTCAGGGAGCGTTTGGCGCACTGCTTATCCCGCAAGGTATGGCAATTATGACAAAAGTCTTTACGCCCGACATGCTAGCCAAGGCTTTTGGATTGTTTGGCCCAATTCTTGGTATCTCCGCGGTCGGTGGCCCGGTTTTGGCCGGGTTCATCATTAATGCCGACCTATTTGGCTTATCATGGCGTCCGATCTTTCTGATAAATATCATTTTGGGCATCATCGGACTAATCGTTGCGAGCAAGATTTTGCCACGCGATGACGCCGACCGCTCAACGGTTGTTGACGGCTGGGGTTCGGGCTTGCTGGCGGTGGGTATGTTTGGGCTGCTCTATGGTCTGATTGAGGGCCCGACGAACGGCTGGGAAATTGCATCGATTGCCTCAATTATTGTCGGTATTGCGTCTTTTATCGCCTTCGCCTTTCGTCAACGCACTGCGCCACATCCGCTTATTAAGGCGTCACTTTTAAAGAATCGCGGCTTTACCTCTGGCATGATTGTAGGCTTGATTGCCTTCGCTGTCAGCACTGGGTTGTTCTTTGTGCTGTCGCTATTCCTGCAAGAGGGGCTACACGCCAGCCCGCGCGACGCCTCGTTAGGGCTCGTGCCACTTACCGCCGGGCTTATCGTGGCCAGCTTTGCCGCCATGGGTGGCTTGGTTGCCAAGCTTGGCCGCAAGCTGGTGTTTATTGGGCTCGGCATCTCGCTGGTGGGCTGTAGCTTAGTATTAGCATTAGTGGCTTCCTTTGGTCTTAGTATCAATATTTGGGCTTTAGTGCCAGCCTTCTTTATCGTCGGCATTGGGACTGGCTTGTGCTTTACTACTATTCCTACCGTTGCCCTTGGCGATGCAAAGCCCGACGAAGCCGGCAGCGCCAGCGGCTCATTGACTTCAATTCAGCAGCTTTCATCAGCTATCGGTTCGGCCGCTGTTACGTCGGTCTTCTTCCAGGCGGCAGCCAGTGGGTTCGATTACGCAATGACAGTTACCTTGATTGTCGTTCTGGTGGCAACCGCCTTGAGCATCCCCTTCGTTTTCCTGATGCCTCGCAAGGCGCCGGCAGAGCCCGGGCAGTAA
- a CDS encoding helix-turn-helix domain-containing protein: MNSTTLIWRERTTELEAIASVWTCNASEITSRTVLADPCISIILVKSADSTEVILRGPETKPRGEVLLPGYTWTAIRLQPGVVLRNFPAEQFTDSFLTLPADNEARFLFEGMWLQFPDFRHAEQLVMQMQNLGLISGKPLSSEKIPLQGMSSKSYSRLVKRTTGLSPYKLRQLQRIHQALQLLKQGVPAAAVAADLGFVDQAHLVRAAKQFLGHTPKELLHLPQSP, translated from the coding sequence ATGAACAGCACAACGCTTATTTGGAGGGAACGCACGACGGAGCTAGAGGCTATAGCTTCAGTCTGGACTTGCAATGCTTCCGAAATTACTTCACGCACTGTCCTTGCTGATCCGTGTATTTCTATTATCCTGGTAAAAAGTGCCGACAGCACCGAGGTGATACTAAGAGGCCCTGAAACCAAACCGCGCGGCGAAGTATTGCTCCCGGGCTACACCTGGACGGCGATTCGTCTGCAGCCGGGGGTAGTGTTAAGAAACTTTCCAGCCGAGCAGTTTACCGACAGCTTCTTGACGCTGCCAGCCGACAACGAGGCGCGATTTTTATTTGAAGGCATGTGGTTGCAATTTCCTGACTTTCGTCACGCCGAGCAGCTCGTAATGCAGATGCAAAATCTCGGCCTCATTAGTGGCAAGCCGTTGAGTAGTGAAAAAATTCCCCTGCAAGGCATGTCATCGAAAAGTTACTCTCGGTTAGTTAAGCGCACAACCGGACTTTCACCTTATAAGCTCCGTCAGCTGCAAAGGATCCACCAGGCACTGCAATTACTTAAGCAGGGCGTTCCTGCCGCAGCTGTCGCCGCCGATCTCGGCTTTGTCGATCAAGCCCATTTAGTTCGGGCGGCCAAGCAATTTTTAGGCCACACGCCAAAAGAGCTCCTACACTTGCCGCAAAGTCCTTAA
- a CDS encoding pyridoxamine 5'-phosphate oxidase family protein, with translation MNETLIQHAKRLIRSIQYATVATASAEGKPWNSPVFYLYDNDMNIYWLSDKENQHSQNVRANGDAFIVIYDSTVPVVPVEGCKGVYLQTKVIEINDLETARKALANKNINLGVAAEDCVGDAVRRIYKATPVCAWVNDAEVVDGAPRRDFRLEIPLSEIKNLLA, from the coding sequence ATGAACGAAACGTTAATCCAGCACGCCAAAAGACTTATTCGATCAATTCAATACGCCACGGTTGCGACAGCTTCGGCCGAGGGCAAGCCATGGAACAGCCCTGTTTTTTACTTGTACGATAATGACATGAACATATATTGGCTGTCGGATAAAGAAAACCAGCATTCACAAAATGTGCGAGCAAATGGCGATGCGTTTATCGTTATATACGACTCTACTGTCCCGGTCGTGCCGGTTGAAGGATGCAAGGGTGTTTACTTGCAAACAAAAGTAATAGAGATCAATGACCTCGAAACAGCTCGGAAAGCACTGGCTAACAAAAACATAAACCTAGGTGTTGCAGCTGAAGATTGCGTCGGCGATGCTGTACGGCGAATCTACAAAGCGACACCAGTGTGCGCCTGGGTAAACGACGCCGAAGTTGTCGACGGAGCACCACGACGAGATTTCCGTCTTGAAATACCGCTAAGTGAAATAAAGAATTTACTGGCGTAA
- the tdh gene encoding L-threonine 3-dehydrogenase — protein sequence MIKRQKSPGLWLEEVPIPSIGPHEVLVRVLRTGICGTDLHIYDWDKWAQTTVPAPLIIGHEFVGVVEKVGAKVKNVSPGTLVSGEGHLVCNTCHNCRSNMKHLCPQTKVIGVHIPGAFAEYIAMPAENIWKHSPDTAIDVAAIFDPFGNAVHTASMFDLAEADVLVTGAGPIGIMAALVAQAKGARKVMITDVNEYRLSLARQAGVQTAINVSTSSLADVRQQYGIIDGFKVGFEMSGTTPALNDMISHSVPGGKIAALGLPAGTVQPDWSTIVTKMLTIKGVFGREMFATWQAMSQLLKDGLDIASVITHRFGFADFEKAFAAARSGDSGKVILNWETPQL from the coding sequence TTGATAAAACGACAAAAAAGTCCAGGATTATGGCTCGAAGAAGTGCCTATCCCATCGATTGGGCCGCACGAGGTATTAGTGCGCGTGCTCCGTACGGGCATTTGCGGGACCGATTTACATATTTACGACTGGGATAAGTGGGCACAAACCACGGTACCGGCCCCTTTGATCATAGGCCATGAATTCGTTGGCGTGGTTGAGAAAGTTGGCGCCAAGGTAAAAAATGTCTCCCCAGGCACTTTAGTGAGCGGCGAAGGACATCTAGTATGTAATACCTGCCATAACTGTCGCTCAAACATGAAACACCTCTGTCCGCAAACAAAGGTTATCGGCGTACACATACCCGGAGCTTTTGCCGAGTACATCGCAATGCCTGCCGAAAATATATGGAAGCATTCTCCTGATACAGCAATTGATGTGGCGGCAATTTTTGACCCATTCGGCAATGCCGTGCATACGGCGAGCATGTTTGATCTTGCGGAGGCTGACGTTTTAGTTACTGGCGCCGGACCAATTGGTATTATGGCTGCGCTTGTGGCGCAGGCAAAAGGCGCAAGAAAGGTTATGATTACCGATGTTAACGAGTATCGTCTTTCGCTCGCGCGACAAGCAGGGGTACAGACAGCGATCAACGTTTCAACTAGCTCGCTTGCAGACGTCCGCCAACAATATGGCATTATCGATGGCTTTAAGGTAGGGTTTGAGATGTCTGGCACTACGCCCGCGCTCAATGACATGATCTCGCATAGCGTACCTGGCGGCAAAATCGCCGCCCTCGGCTTGCCGGCAGGAACCGTGCAACCCGACTGGTCAACTATTGTCACGAAAATGCTGACTATCAAGGGAGTTTTTGGGCGCGAAATGTTTGCCACCTGGCAGGCTATGTCACAGTTACTTAAAGATGGGCTCGATATAGCATCGGTTATTACGCACCGGTTTGGATTTGCCGATTTTGAAAAAGCATTTGCGGCGGCCCGGAGTGGAGATTCGGGAAAAGTAATCTTAAATTGGGAAACGCCACAGCTTTAA
- a CDS encoding calcium-binding protein — translation MPINFKKVSSLLAVGGLVLSSVFVSTPAHASTYMCDDTEATIVGTSGSDILTGTAGVDVIVGLGGNDVISGLGGDDRICAGEGDDTVYGDVEIREPGVALGDNDRIFGEAGNDELLGDFRELTTDSPGGGAIGNDDYIDGGAGADVIAGGFIDVTITTASVSANNGNDTLLGGADDDIIYGLGKNLTFTLLGPVIIGDSNNTIIGGTGNDTVYGDVETLTFSNGLGPLSLTNAWNDTIVGMDGDDIVYSDVKTTTGLVLPVSSGNDTINGGAGTDTGDASFGTDTCTATEGVVNCEQ, via the coding sequence ATGCCTATAAATTTTAAAAAAGTAAGTTCTTTGCTGGCCGTTGGCGGTTTGGTGCTCAGCTCGGTGTTTGTATCGACACCAGCTCATGCGTCTACTTACATGTGCGATGACACAGAGGCAACAATCGTTGGCACGAGTGGATCTGATATTCTCACCGGTACTGCCGGTGTTGATGTTATTGTTGGGTTGGGTGGCAACGATGTTATATCTGGCCTCGGTGGGGACGATCGAATTTGTGCTGGCGAGGGCGACGACACAGTCTATGGCGACGTTGAAATACGCGAACCGGGCGTAGCCTTGGGTGACAACGATAGAATTTTTGGGGAAGCCGGCAACGATGAACTTTTGGGTGATTTCCGCGAGCTCACAACTGATTCGCCTGGCGGGGGAGCGATCGGCAATGATGACTACATTGATGGCGGTGCCGGCGCAGATGTTATTGCTGGCGGCTTCATAGATGTCACTATAACTACCGCTTCCGTTTCTGCAAATAACGGCAACGATACGCTGCTTGGTGGCGCCGACGACGATATTATTTATGGCCTCGGCAAAAACCTCACTTTCACTTTGCTTGGGCCGGTCATAATCGGGGATAGTAACAATACCATTATCGGTGGTACCGGTAACGATACGGTTTACGGCGATGTCGAAACGCTCACCTTTAGTAACGGCCTTGGTCCATTAAGCCTCACTAACGCCTGGAATGACACCATCGTCGGCATGGACGGTGATGACATAGTTTACAGTGACGTGAAGACTACTACCGGCCTGGTACTCCCCGTATCCTCTGGTAACGACACGATAAACGGTGGCGCCGGAACCGACACTGGTGACGCAAGCTTTGGCACCGATACCTGCACCGCTACGGAAGGTGTAGTGAACTGCGAACAGTAA